The genomic DNA ATATTTGCAAATTATGATccgtgttttttttataaaattttgattttgattaaaaatataaatatataaatgtgtgTGACTttcatattataataataataaacccAACAAATTATACcgatctatttcaatgacatcaaTAATATAgcacaaataatataataaatttttatatatatatttttttgaaataaaactcttatattttttaatgacatcaatAATAGACATTATTATAACAAAGTTTGTTGAAGggcataatttgtttttttaagctATAATTGAAAGTGAATCCACATTATattctcattatttttttaatgttcttTCATGAATAAAATTGTGATTGGTTGTTTTGTAAACAGAAAGCCTATATTGAAGCCTCAATCTTTTGAAGTCCTTCTCCTTTTCTCTCGACTTTCCATTCATTTACTTAACTTTGAACTTTCATCACTCTCTAGCCCTAATCCCTTCTATTTAAACCCCTCTATACCAATTCTCATATCATTTTCGTCTCATTTTTCAGCTAAATCTCTCAGCATGGCCAGCATCAACCTTGAGCAGTTAAAAAACGAGAATGTCGATTTGGtataatctctctctctctctctctctctctcccttttcttttttcacacGTGATGTTTGTTAATTTCTTTCTATCAAGTTGTTCATGTTGATAgctcaaaaaatattgttcatgtTGTTCATTATGGTGATATTTGCATCAAGTATTATTAATGTGTGAATTCATAGATGAAAATTTATAATCAAGATTTCAAAgaatgatgtttttttgttgatagatcATGAATGACCAAACTtgataataatcataatcataccAGGAACTCTTGTTAGGGTTTACATGAGATTTAAGGGTTTACCAATTAccacttttgtttttatcttttcaagattacttaaaagatatttttaatatgcatgcaaaattattttatatgcatGAAAAATCCTTTATGTGATTATGGTAATTATGATTTGGAAGGGTTTTAATTAACTAATAtaatccatgcatattgcatggGATGAAACAAACGAAACcttgttgattttgttgtttgttattaGGATCGGGTTCCGTTGGAAGAAGTGTTCGATCATCTGAAATGTTCGAGACAAGGTTTGACATCGGAGGAAGGAGCGAGTAGGCTTGAAGTATTTGGACATAACAAACTCGAAGAGAAAACTGAGAAcaagtttttgaaatttttgggttttatgtGGAACCCTTTATCATGGGTTATGGAAGCTGCTGCTATTATGGCCATTGCTTTGGCTAATGGTGATGGAAGGCCCCCTGATTGGCAAGACTTTGTTGGAATCATTGCTCTTTTGATCATCAATGCCACCATCAGTTTCATTGAAGAAAACAATGCCGGCAACGCTGCCGCCGCTCTCATGGCTGGTTTAGCTCCTAAGGCCAAGGTTTaataattttactttatctatATTGCGTCATGCAGTTATTTATTAACTTCTTATATATATTGGAAATTCCATtacatttttttaggcaaaCTAGCCCAGCTATGGAAATACCATTGCTACTTTActattactatttttattatattacattgtaaaatttgaacaaattgctatCATCCTATGATATGATGCTTAGTATGAAATGCTGTTAAATTGTGGCCATAATGGTGCAATTGAGCTGTTGCGTTGCGAAATTTTAATAAACCATTATTTTCCGCGATTCGCAATTGACAACACTGTTTTTATGTACAGAAGTTAGATATAAACAAATTATCAAAAAGTAATTGAGAAAagttttttaaatcaaatcgaagagatttgataattttatctattttgtttttaataaattcaaattttatcatTCTATCAACTTATATATGCATGTGTGTGTGCATTATGTGtgaaactattttattattaacaTTTGTTAAACTTTTGTGGGCACAAAAATTTTTAGGTACTAAGAGATGGTAAATGGAGTGAGCAAGATGCTGCAATTTTAGTACCAGGAGACATTATCAGCATCAAGTTAGGAGACATCATCCCAGCCGACGCTCGTCTTCTCGAGGGCGATGCTTTAAGTGTTGATCAGTCTGCTTTAACAGGAGAATCACTTCCTGTGACAAAGTATGCCACACAAGAAGTGTTTTCAGGATCAACTGTCAAGAAGGGTGAGATCGAAGCAATTGTGTATGCAACTGGTGTCCACACCTTTTTCGGAAAAGCAGCTCATTTGGTTGACAGTACTAATCAAGTTGGACACTTTCAAAAAGTGCTTACAGCAATTGGAAATTTCTGCATCTGTTCAATTGCAGTTGGAATACTCGTTGAGATTATTGTGATGTATCCGATACAACATCGCAACTATAGAGATGGAATTGATAATCTTTTGGTGCTCTTGATCGGTGGAATTCCAATTGCAATGCCAACTGTATTATCTGTTACTATGGCTATTGGTTCTCACAGGCTTTCACAGCAAGGTGCAATAACAAAAAGAATGACAGCTATTGAGGAAATGGCTGGAATGGATGTTCTCTGCAGTGATAAAACAGGAACTCTCACTTTGAATAAGCTTAGTGTTGATACAAACTTGATTGAGGTGTTTGCTAAGGGTGTCGATAAGGACTTTGTGATACTTCTGGCTGCGAGAGCTTCTAGGGTTGAAAATCAGGATGCTATAGATACTGCAATTGTTGGAATGCTTCCTGATCCACAAGAGGTAAACAtgtcaaatcaaaatcaaatgctGATTTACTCAATTTCGTTCTTTGGACtaataatgaaaatatgaagtttttttttttttttttactgaatttGGAACGTTGATAAATGTCCATTTTAATGCTGTGATTAATCAGGCTAGAGCTGGTATCAATGAGGTGCATTTTCTGCCATTCAATCCTGTAGACAAGAGGACTGCTCTTACCTATATTGATTCTGATGGAAATTGGCATCGATCTAGCAAAGGGGCTCCTGAACAGGTAAATATGAGTTTCAACTTGTTATGTGCTTTTTTATTGGTAGGAATTGAACCCGGTAAGCatgtttttatattgtttcAGATATTGGAACTTTGTAACTGCAAAGAGAATGTGAGGAAAAGGGTTCatgcagtgattgataggtttgCTGAGCGTGGACTTCGATCGCTCGGTGTTGCTTGTCAGGTAAGTAAAGATGATATCAGCTATGTTTAGTTTTCTACTTGAACGAATTcccttgttttattttttcttgtattgtATGATTTGTGTAACAGGAAGTACCTGAGAGAACAAAAGATGGTCCTGGTGCACCATGGCAATTTGTTGGTTTGTTACCACTATTTGATCCTCCTAGGCATGATAGTGCTGAAACTATTAAAAGAGCTCTCGAACTTGGTGTGAATGTCAAGATGATTACTGGTAAGATATGATATcgtattttattgttttacacACATAGTTCTAAATTTCAGTTTGTAACTGCAGTTTTGATTGCAGTATAAAGTTTTAAAGGTCACCACAACTGTAATTGCGGCCACATCGGTCacatttgcttatattttgttgCAATATCAAGATTGTCGGTGTAAATGTAACTGTGACTATCGATTGCAATTTAGAACCATTTGTAGCTCATTCCATAAATCAAAGTTTGTAGCTCTGAAGTTTGAGATTAATCGCGGATTCTGTTTTTGTCTAGGTGATCAGCTGGCCATCGGTAAAGAAACAGGTAGAAGGCTTGGAATGGGCACAAACATGTATCCATCATCTGCATTGCTTGGTCAAGGCAAAAATTCTGCTAATTTAGAGGTTCCTATTGATGAGTTGATCGAGAAGGCTGATGGATTTGCTGGAGTATTTCCAGGTATATCCTTGTTAACCTTGATTTTGATAGGAATTTTGATTGTCGAATTGCTCCATCCTTTTAATAGGTTTCCTGTCAAAACCAAAAATCGACGTTACAACTTAActgtcatttatatatttatcgtatttaattagttgaaagAGTTGATATATATGAAGCATAGACACTTCTCCAAAGTGTCGTGTAAGTGTTGGCATGTTAGACACGCTTTGGACACTGACACTTCCCTACACACGTTAGACACCTCTTAACatgttaaattaaaacaaaaattgactCGGACACTTGTTTGACACAATCATCCATTATTTTTGCTTTCAACTATCTATAACATACTTGGTCATCTCTTCTTTTCAGCTATTGTAGCTGCTatctttgttttcaaatttcacGTCACTTCTATTATTTTAATCCATTTTCTCTCTGTATAATATGGTAGAACACAAGTATGAAATTGTTAAGAGGCTCCAAGAAAGGAAACATATATGTGGAATGACTGGAGATGGTGTAAACGATGCACCTGCACTAAAGAAAGCAGACATTGGAATTGCGGTTGCTGATGCCACAGATGCTGCTAGAAGTGCTTCTGATATTGTCCTCACTGAACCTGGTCTTAGTGTCATTATCAGTGCCGTGCTCACCAGCAGGGCCATTTTCCAGAGAATGAAGAACTATACGGTTAGTTTCCATGCATATATCAATCTTTTGACTTCACTATACGTTTTTAGTTTTCTAATCACAAAATGTTTGATTATGTAACAGATTTATGCCGTGTCAATCACCATCCGTATCGTGGTATGTGTTAAAATTGGCTTTACAAAAAACTGTTGCACTTTTTTTCTATGTACTTGAACttttaaatcataaatataCTTAATGatccattgattttttttttcttttctttttggcaGTTTGGTTTTATGCTTATTGCTTTGATTtggaaatttgatttttctcccTTCATGGTTTTGATCATTGCAATACTTAATGATGGTAAGATAACATTCTCAcgattttcatttcatttttaatattttctaactATAGTCAAATATTTAACTTAATGTCCAACACTACCATATGCATGTAGGTACCATTATGACAATATCAAAGGATAGAGTTAAACCATCTCCATTGCCTGATAGTTGGAAACTTAAGGAGATATTTGCTACTGGTATTGTGCTTGGCAGTTACATGGCACTAATGACAGTCATATTTTTCTGGGCAATGAACGATACTGACTTTTTCTCGGTAAatcaatttatatttctattttgtcTTTTAAGTATCATCATCAACTAGGAGAAATCCTAAGTATCATTTGCTTTAAATACGCAGGACACGTTTGGTGTGAGGTCTTTGAGAGATAGTCCTGATGAGATGATGGCAGCTTTGTACCTACAAGTCAGTATAATAAGCCAAGCACTAATTTTCGTAACTAGGTCTCGCAATTGGTCTGTCACTGATAGACCTGGTCTTCTCCTACTAGGCGCTTTTCTAGTTGCTCAGCTGGTAAGCTTGAATctcttattcatcaaacaactgattttttttcaaatgattacATAAAATTTTATAACTTATTACTTTTGTTGAGAAAAGCGGATAGAAGTGTCTATGTGCATGCTAGCACTCCACAAGAGATCTTCTATATTTCTGTTGCGGTAACAATAGTTTGTTATGTAATTGACAGGTTGCAACAGTTATAGCAGTGTATGCTAATTGGGAATTTGCAAGAATACAAGGAATGGGATGGGGTTGGGCTGGTGTAATTTGGTTGTACAGTTTGGTAACCTATATCCCTCTTGATATACTCAAAATTGCAATCCGCTATATTCAGAGTGGAAAGGCATGGAACAATATTTTGGAAAACAaggtagattttttatttattttcgctTTATCATTTGGTCACGTTGATAAGGACGAGCCTTGGCGCAACTCTAAGGTTGTTCACATGTTCAAATATTGGAAATAGTATATCTGCTTGTAGGGATAAGGCTGCGACATCTACCTTCTCCGAACTCCTCTTGACGGGAGCCTCGTGcacttgcattttttttctttgttatctAATCGTGTTTATATTTTCTCATTACAGACTGCCTTCACTTCAAAGAAAGACTATGGTAGAGAACAGAGGGAAGCACAATGGGCATCAACACAAAGATCAATTCATGGTCTTCAGCCTTCTAGCTCCTACACTTTCAATGAAAATAGTAGCTATAAGGAGCTTTCAGAAATTGCAGATCTAGCCAGGAAACGTGCCGAAATTGCAAGGTAAGCCACTTGAATGGTTGAAAAAAAGTGGAAATTATTATTGAAGAGTAATGAATTATGTATCACAAACACTTATGAGTGAAAGTGTCGTATCAGAGTCTACGTGTCAGTGTCGTATCTAATGTTTGTATGTGTGCGACTGATTCATAGTTAATGAATGGATGTGTTACAGGCTTATGGAGAAGAATACTCTAAAGGGCCGTGTTGAGTCAGTGGTGAAGCTCGGACTTGACATTGAGACAATTAAGCAGAATTATACAATATAGGAAAAGCTTGAACAATCTTCAAGAATTGGTCCAATGTTTATGACGAAGAAAGACTCAAAGACCTTAGCTATTttgattctcttttattttgtataGCAGCATATAGTTTGTTATTTTCTGTTACTTTTCTAATGGGTGTTAGTTGTTTCTCTTTAGATTAAGCTTTTTTTAGATAATCAAACTCTATAATGCTAAGAGTTAAACCAATAGAATTTGTCTATTTAGATTAACTTTTTcgtttttatattgaaaatttacAGCATTAAGTTGTTAACATATAAGatctttacatttttagatTTCCTATATCAAACCTTGTTTTTTCATTGTCTTTCCATCTCCACCTAGTAACTAGGAGATGAATTTTCAATGCAGATCATCTCAGTGAAGCACCTCTCttatatataattactattttgTCACAAGAATACCTTTTTTTAGGGGTTATCACAAGAATACCTAATCGGATAATTGGATTCCATGTTGAACAAAGACTATATTtcgttacatttttttatttaaaaaaaataaaaataaaaatactgaaCTGGAAATCTGAACCATTCGATCTCAACCATGATCACGATTATCCTCTATACACCATTAAATCATTTACAACCATATCAAATACTTCTTGCTTTTGGTGAGATTGCCTCCAACTTGATTGTATTGACCTCAATGAAGGATCTTGCATGATTCTTACTTTTTTTCCGTCCCCTATACACTATCAACAACCATCCATAAGA from Medicago truncatula cultivar Jemalong A17 chromosome 8, MtrunA17r5.0-ANR, whole genome shotgun sequence includes the following:
- the LOC25501294 gene encoding plasma membrane ATPase 4 isoform X1 codes for the protein MASINLEQLKNENVDLDRVPLEEVFDHLKCSRQGLTSEEGASRLEVFGHNKLEEKTENKFLKFLGFMWNPLSWVMEAAAIMAIALANGDGRPPDWQDFVGIIALLIINATISFIEENNAGNAAAALMAGLAPKAKVLRDGKWSEQDAAILVPGDIISIKLGDIIPADARLLEGDALSVDQSALTGESLPVTKYATQEVFSGSTVKKGEIEAIVYATGVHTFFGKAAHLVDSTNQVGHFQKVLTAIGNFCICSIAVGILVEIIVMYPIQHRNYRDGIDNLLVLLIGGIPIAMPTVLSVTMAIGSHRLSQQGAITKRMTAIEEMAGMDVLCSDKTGTLTLNKLSVDTNLIEVFAKGVDKDFVILLAARASRVENQDAIDTAIVGMLPDPQEARAGINEVHFLPFNPVDKRTALTYIDSDGNWHRSSKGAPEQILELCNCKENVRKRVHAVIDRFAERGLRSLGVACQEVPERTKDGPGAPWQFVGLLPLFDPPRHDSAETIKRALELGVNVKMITGDQLAIGKETGRRLGMGTNMYPSSALLGQGKNSANLEVPIDELIEKADGFAGVFPEHKYEIVKRLQERKHICGMTGDGVNDAPALKKADIGIAVADATDAARSASDIVLTEPGLSVIISAVLTSRAIFQRMKNYTIYAVSITIRIVFGFMLIALIWKFDFSPFMVLIIAILNDGTIMTISKDRVKPSPLPDSWKLKEIFATGIVLGSYMALMTVIFFWAMNDTDFFSDTFGVRSLRDSPDEMMAALYLQVSIISQALIFVTRSRNWSVTDRPGLLLLGAFLVAQLVATVIAVYANWEFARIQGMGWGWAGVIWLYSLVTYIPLDILKIAIRYIQSGKAWNNILENKTAFTSKKDYGREQREAQWASTQRSIHGLQPSSSYTFNENSSYKELSEIADLARKRAEIARLMEKNTLKGRVESVVKLGLDIETIKQNYTI
- the LOC25501294 gene encoding plasma membrane ATPase 4 isoform X2, with the protein product MWNPLSWVMEAAAIMAIALANGDGRPPDWQDFVGIIALLIINATISFIEENNAGNAAAALMAGLAPKAKVLRDGKWSEQDAAILVPGDIISIKLGDIIPADARLLEGDALSVDQSALTGESLPVTKYATQEVFSGSTVKKGEIEAIVYATGVHTFFGKAAHLVDSTNQVGHFQKVLTAIGNFCICSIAVGILVEIIVMYPIQHRNYRDGIDNLLVLLIGGIPIAMPTVLSVTMAIGSHRLSQQGAITKRMTAIEEMAGMDVLCSDKTGTLTLNKLSVDTNLIEVFAKGVDKDFVILLAARASRVENQDAIDTAIVGMLPDPQEARAGINEVHFLPFNPVDKRTALTYIDSDGNWHRSSKGAPEQILELCNCKENVRKRVHAVIDRFAERGLRSLGVACQVIPERTKDGPGAPWQFVGLLPLFDPPRHDSAETIKRALELGVNVKMITGDQLAIGKETGRRLGMGTNMYPSSALLGQGKNSANLEVPIDELIEKADGFAGVFPEHKYEIVKRLQERKHICGMTGDGVNDAPALKKADIGIAVADATDAARSASDIVLTEPGLSVIISAVLTSRAIFQRMKNYTIYAVSITIRIVFGFMLIALIWKFDFSPFMVLIIAILNDGTIMTISKDRVKPSPLPDSWKLKEIFATGIVLGSYMALMTVIFFWAMNDTDFFSDTFGVRSLRDSPDEMMAALYLQVSIISQALIFVTRSRNWSVTDRPGLLLLGAFLVAQLVATVIAVYANWEFARIQGMGWGWAGVIWLYSLVTYIPLDILKIAIRYIQSGKAWNNILENKTAFTSKKDYGREQREAQWASTQRSIHGLQPSSSYTFNENSSYKELSEIADLARKRAEIARLMEKNTLKGRVESVVKLGLDIETIKQNYTI